In the Leifsonia sp. 466MF genome, one interval contains:
- a CDS encoding Lrp/AsnC family transcriptional regulator, giving the protein MDGHGAGIPARSGAAGAERGVRVKALDTLDDLDRRIIVALQHDGRASWTAIADMVGSSSATVARRGQQLVQDGVVRIAVVPALGSSGQVDTFLVRLNCRPGTQLEVAAALVEHADVRFLTLVTGQYDIMAEVVVTGGAAHYPQLIQQLQSIAGIKRWRSDLIMHVHKVRHDWSRQLFAETMNLPQEDEKASLVDAEMCEPDHLDEADRRILAALRDDGRVTFQAIGDRTGMNESSVRRRFDRMRANHCLDILTLVPAAALGMGAETLLLVKVAPSRLEAVAQELSGYPAVRYLASLLDDNSLFCELITPSVGELNQFISHTLSVLDGVEGWTGAMELLYLKRGFIETPWWRAQVGYADEAERREAARLRA; this is encoded by the coding sequence ATGGACGGACACGGTGCGGGGATTCCTGCACGAAGTGGTGCCGCCGGTGCGGAGCGCGGCGTCCGAGTGAAGGCGCTCGACACCCTCGACGACCTCGACCGCCGCATCATCGTCGCGCTCCAGCACGACGGACGAGCGAGCTGGACCGCGATCGCGGACATGGTCGGCAGCTCCTCCGCCACCGTCGCCCGCCGCGGCCAGCAGCTCGTGCAGGACGGCGTCGTGCGGATCGCCGTCGTGCCGGCGCTCGGCAGCTCCGGGCAGGTCGACACCTTCCTGGTGCGGCTGAACTGCCGTCCGGGCACGCAGCTCGAGGTCGCGGCAGCGCTCGTGGAGCACGCCGACGTCCGCTTCCTCACGCTGGTGACCGGGCAGTACGACATCATGGCCGAGGTCGTGGTGACGGGAGGGGCGGCGCACTACCCGCAACTCATCCAGCAGCTGCAGTCCATCGCCGGCATCAAGCGCTGGCGCAGCGACCTCATCATGCACGTGCACAAGGTGCGGCACGACTGGAGCCGGCAGCTGTTCGCCGAGACGATGAATCTCCCGCAGGAGGACGAGAAGGCGTCGCTGGTCGACGCCGAGATGTGCGAACCGGACCACCTCGACGAGGCCGACCGCCGCATCCTCGCCGCCCTCCGCGACGACGGCCGCGTCACCTTCCAGGCCATCGGCGACCGGACGGGCATGAACGAGTCCAGCGTGCGGCGCCGCTTCGACCGGATGCGCGCGAACCACTGCCTCGACATCCTCACGCTCGTCCCCGCGGCGGCGCTCGGGATGGGTGCGGAGACGCTGCTGCTGGTCAAGGTCGCGCCGTCGCGGCTGGAGGCGGTCGCGCAGGAGCTCTCCGGGTATCCGGCTGTGCGCTACCTCGCCTCGCTGCTGGATGACAACTCCCTGTTCTGCGAGCTGATCACGCCGTCCGTGGGGGAACTGAACCAGTTCATCTCGCACACCCTCTCGGTGCTCGACGGCGTCGAGGGCTGGACCGGCGCGATGGAACTGCTCTACCTCAAGCGCGGCTTCATCGAGACGCCGTGGTGGCGGGCACAGGTCGGCTACGCCGACGAGGCGGAGCGGCGGGAGGCGGCGCGCCTGCGGGCGTGA
- a CDS encoding M24 family metallopeptidase: protein MFRTRLSADALDRIQDRVRSRLAAEGLDALLTDSPEDVAYLTGFFHHPSERPVAVWMDAEGRTVLLVPELERENAERQSARADVVSYPEFPGVLPPFRALADRVGRAGRVGFSTGMTWERQAAAFAELDAGEAVATPLVTVARYVKLPEEVALHAEAARITDLMLESGVALIRERVSAGGELPSEAELASHVGGVGVSTMYAEHDDVVVVSPLAGGLVYAGANSAYPHGLPSGYRLRPGDTFMLSLGCAVGGRFVEGERTFVLGTPTADQRRYHDAVRLAQATGASAIRPGRECRQANADCLDVIREAGLGEYLRHRQGHGIGLGMHEPPWLEDGDPTLLEAGMIVSNEPGVYIPGHAGYRISDSMLVTEDGARPLTAFPRDLDHCTIDL, encoded by the coding sequence GTGTTCCGCACCCGGCTGTCCGCCGACGCGCTCGACCGCATCCAGGACCGCGTCCGCTCCCGGCTTGCCGCCGAGGGGCTCGACGCCCTGCTGACCGACTCGCCGGAGGACGTCGCCTACCTGACCGGCTTCTTCCATCATCCGAGTGAACGGCCGGTGGCGGTGTGGATGGATGCGGAGGGTCGAACGGTCCTGCTCGTCCCCGAGCTCGAGCGGGAGAACGCGGAACGCCAGTCCGCCCGAGCCGACGTGGTGTCCTATCCCGAGTTCCCCGGTGTCCTCCCGCCGTTCCGCGCGCTCGCAGACCGTGTGGGGCGGGCCGGCCGCGTGGGGTTCTCGACCGGGATGACGTGGGAGCGGCAGGCGGCCGCGTTCGCGGAGCTCGACGCGGGCGAGGCCGTTGCGACGCCGCTGGTCACCGTGGCGCGCTACGTGAAGTTGCCCGAGGAGGTCGCCCTGCACGCCGAGGCGGCGCGCATCACCGACCTGATGCTCGAATCCGGCGTCGCCCTGATCCGCGAGCGCGTCTCGGCCGGCGGCGAGCTGCCGAGCGAGGCGGAATTGGCCTCGCATGTCGGCGGCGTCGGCGTCTCGACGATGTACGCAGAGCACGACGATGTCGTCGTCGTGTCGCCGCTCGCGGGCGGCCTCGTCTACGCGGGCGCGAACTCCGCCTACCCGCACGGGCTGCCGTCCGGGTACCGGCTGCGGCCCGGCGACACCTTCATGCTCTCGCTCGGCTGCGCCGTCGGCGGCCGCTTCGTCGAGGGGGAGCGCACCTTCGTGCTGGGCACGCCGACCGCCGACCAGCGGCGCTACCACGACGCCGTCCGGCTCGCGCAGGCCACCGGCGCCTCCGCCATCCGGCCCGGCCGCGAGTGCCGCCAGGCGAACGCCGACTGCCTCGACGTCATCCGGGAGGCGGGCCTCGGCGAGTACCTCCGCCATCGGCAGGGGCACGGCATCGGGCTCGGGATGCACGAGCCGCCGTGGCTGGAGGACGGCGACCCGACGCTGCTCGAAGCCGGGATGATCGTCTCCAACGAGCCGGGCGTCTACATTCCCGGGCACGCCGGTTACCGCATCTCCGACTCCATGCTGGTCACGGAGGACGGCGCGAGACCGCTGACCGCGTTCCCCCGCGACCTGGACCACTGCACCATCGACCTCTGA
- a CDS encoding ABC transporter permease yields the protein MSRFLFLLPRLGRGVLTIWFAVTVTFLLLRLLPGDPALAVASPNMTEDTRAALLQQYGLDQPLIVQYGIYLWQLVQGNLGVSFTQSIPVLDVLMQRLPWTLLLTGTALVLTVAVGIPLGVLAASHRGRFLDKVVQIVGVTGQSIFVPSIGVLLLFVFGLMLHWLPIGGAYDQDAYGLAWYGSVASHLILPAVSLMLVQLGSYVLTMRSTLIDALGEDYTTLARANGLPYRRVLWKHALRNALLPTTTLIGLQLGFLVGGAVLTETVFAYPGIGRGIYEAVTQLDFPVLQGAFLMLAITVVVANMITDTVYGFLDPRVKKA from the coding sequence GTGTCCCGGTTCCTGTTCCTGCTCCCGAGGCTCGGGAGGGGTGTGCTCACGATCTGGTTCGCCGTGACCGTGACGTTCCTCCTGCTGCGCCTGCTGCCCGGAGACCCGGCGCTGGCGGTCGCCAGCCCGAACATGACCGAGGACACGCGGGCGGCCCTGCTCCAGCAGTACGGGCTCGATCAGCCGCTGATCGTGCAGTACGGCATCTATCTGTGGCAGCTCGTCCAGGGAAACCTGGGGGTCTCGTTCACGCAGTCGATTCCTGTGCTCGACGTGCTGATGCAGCGACTCCCGTGGACGCTGCTGCTCACCGGCACCGCTCTGGTGCTCACGGTGGCCGTCGGCATCCCGCTCGGGGTGCTGGCGGCCTCCCACCGCGGCCGCTTCCTCGACAAGGTCGTGCAGATCGTCGGCGTCACCGGCCAGTCCATCTTCGTCCCGAGCATCGGCGTGCTGCTGCTGTTCGTGTTCGGGCTGATGCTGCACTGGCTGCCGATCGGCGGAGCGTACGACCAGGACGCCTACGGGTTGGCCTGGTACGGCTCGGTGGCCAGCCATCTCATCCTGCCGGCGGTGTCGCTCATGCTGGTGCAGCTCGGCTCGTACGTGCTCACCATGCGCTCGACGTTGATCGACGCGCTGGGGGAGGACTACACGACCCTGGCCCGGGCCAACGGCCTCCCGTACCGCCGGGTGCTGTGGAAGCACGCCCTGCGGAACGCGCTGCTCCCGACCACGACGCTGATCGGGCTCCAGCTGGGCTTCCTCGTCGGCGGCGCCGTCCTCACCGAGACCGTGTTCGCCTACCCGGGCATCGGCCGCGGGATCTACGAGGCGGTCACGCAGCTCGACTTCCCGGTGCTGCAGGGCGCGTTCCTGATGCTCGCCATCACGGTCGTGGTGGCGAACATGATCACCGACACCGTCTACGGATTCCTCGACCCGAGAGTGAAGAAGGCATGA
- a CDS encoding alpha-E domain-containing protein — protein MLSRIASSLFWIGRYIERSDGTARILDVHLQLLLEDPWIDEDTACRSLLSVMGSPAPESAIVREDVLRILAVDRAAPASIVYSLASARENARRAREIISTELWECLNTTTARMPRRVTSDKVHEFFSWVRERAALAVGLMESGASRDEAWHFFTLGRSLERADMTARLLATRSLTEASGPSWTTLLRSCGAYEAYLRTYRGVPSARNAAEFLLHDRLFPRSILYSVARAVDSLREIEPRLERVGVSDQAARMLGQVRSELEFRPVADVLDDLPAFMSAIQDATSAATTAVAMRYFPESVAPSWTGDRA, from the coding sequence ATGCTGAGTCGCATCGCCTCCTCGCTCTTCTGGATCGGCCGCTACATCGAGCGGAGCGACGGCACGGCCCGCATCCTCGACGTTCACCTGCAACTCCTCCTCGAAGACCCGTGGATCGACGAGGACACCGCGTGCCGATCGCTCCTCAGCGTGATGGGCAGCCCGGCGCCGGAGTCCGCGATCGTTCGGGAGGACGTGCTCCGCATCCTGGCGGTCGACCGCGCGGCGCCCGCATCCATCGTCTATTCGCTCGCGTCTGCGCGTGAGAACGCCCGGCGCGCCCGCGAGATCATCTCGACCGAACTCTGGGAGTGCCTCAACACCACGACCGCGCGGATGCCGCGTCGGGTGACCAGCGACAAGGTGCACGAGTTCTTCAGCTGGGTGCGCGAGCGGGCGGCTCTCGCCGTCGGGCTGATGGAGTCCGGGGCGAGCCGCGACGAGGCCTGGCACTTCTTCACCCTCGGTCGCAGCCTGGAGCGGGCCGACATGACGGCACGCCTGCTCGCGACACGGTCGCTGACCGAGGCGAGCGGGCCGAGCTGGACGACCCTCCTGCGCTCCTGCGGCGCCTACGAGGCGTACCTGCGGACGTACCGCGGAGTGCCGTCCGCGAGGAACGCTGCGGAGTTCCTCCTGCACGACCGGCTCTTCCCGCGATCGATCCTCTACTCGGTGGCGCGCGCGGTGGACAGTCTGCGCGAGATCGAGCCGAGACTCGAGCGGGTCGGGGTCTCCGATCAGGCGGCACGGATGCTCGGGCAGGTGCGCAGCGAACTCGAGTTCCGGCCGGTGGCCGACGTGCTCGACGACCTCCCGGCCTTCATGTCCGCCATCCAGGACGCGACGAGCGCGGCGACGACGGCGGTCGCCATGCGGTACTTCCCCGAGAGCGTTGCGCCGAGCTGGACGGGGGACCGGGCGTGA
- a CDS encoding alpha/beta fold hydrolase: protein MTTDVSPEFAAATTTAQFVEINGNRLAVEVLGPEGAPVIITHHGAPGLGSRAEPRASFGRLADEYRVVVFDARGSGESEGNGEFSHEQWAADIDALREWIGADRIVMAGGSYGGFMSLEYATRYPDRVLALVLRDTAADNSHSELSRKNALASDRVTVDMDKFDRIDEGRVRDNDDLRDCWREILPLYDYVYDPEAVERKVEATPYRYEAHNYAFSKNLPTYDLKGALPGITAPTLVTVGRTDWITPVSCSETIVSLIPDARLAIFEKSGHSPQIEEAEAWTDTVRGFLHEVVPPVRSAASE from the coding sequence GTGACCACAGACGTCTCCCCCGAGTTCGCCGCCGCGACCACCACCGCGCAGTTCGTCGAGATCAACGGCAATCGCCTCGCCGTCGAGGTGCTCGGACCCGAGGGGGCGCCGGTGATCATCACCCACCACGGCGCGCCCGGTCTCGGTTCGCGCGCCGAGCCGCGCGCCAGCTTCGGGCGCCTGGCGGACGAGTACCGCGTCGTCGTGTTCGATGCGCGCGGCTCGGGCGAGAGCGAGGGCAACGGCGAGTTCAGCCACGAGCAGTGGGCGGCAGACATCGACGCGCTGCGCGAGTGGATCGGCGCCGACCGGATCGTCATGGCCGGCGGCTCGTACGGCGGCTTCATGTCGCTGGAGTACGCGACGCGGTACCCGGACCGGGTGCTCGCCCTGGTGCTGCGCGACACGGCCGCCGACAACTCCCACTCGGAGCTGTCCCGCAAGAACGCGCTCGCCTCCGACAGGGTGACCGTCGACATGGACAAGTTCGACCGCATCGACGAGGGCCGCGTGCGCGACAACGACGACCTCCGCGACTGCTGGCGCGAGATCCTCCCGCTGTACGACTACGTCTACGACCCGGAGGCGGTCGAACGGAAGGTCGAGGCCACCCCGTACCGCTACGAAGCGCACAACTACGCCTTCTCGAAGAACCTTCCGACCTATGATCTGAAGGGGGCGCTCCCGGGGATCACCGCACCCACGCTGGTGACCGTCGGGCGGACCGACTGGATCACGCCGGTCTCGTGCTCGGAGACGATCGTGTCGCTCATCCCGGATGCGCGGCTGGCGATCTTCGAGAAATCGGGTCACTCCCCCCAGATCGAGGAGGCGGAGGCATGGACGGACACGGTGCGGGGATTCCTGCACGAAGTGGTGCCGCCGGTGCGGAGCGCGGCGTCCGAGTGA
- a CDS encoding cupin domain-containing protein, which produces MNTVHNLDAAFALIPEPWQPHRLASVNDYDVKVARLRGEFVWHAHPETDELFLVIEGRLTIQLRDGDVELGPHDVFVVPRGVEHCPKADEDALVVMVEPKGTVNTGDRPGERTAELRELADEV; this is translated from the coding sequence ATGAACACGGTCCACAACCTCGACGCCGCCTTCGCCCTCATCCCGGAGCCCTGGCAGCCGCACCGCCTGGCGAGCGTCAACGACTACGACGTGAAGGTGGCGCGCCTGCGCGGCGAGTTCGTCTGGCACGCGCATCCCGAGACCGACGAGCTCTTCCTCGTCATCGAGGGGCGGCTCACCATCCAGCTGCGCGACGGGGATGTGGAGCTCGGTCCGCACGACGTGTTCGTCGTCCCGCGCGGCGTCGAGCACTGCCCGAAGGCCGACGAGGACGCGCTCGTCGTGATGGTGGAGCCGAAGGGGACCGTCAACACCGGCGACCGTCCGGGCGAGCGAACCGCCGAGCTGCGCGAACTCGCCGACGAGGTCTGA
- a CDS encoding ABC transporter permease, which translates to MTQAAVTEAAVGIEPVALENGRAAAQTWRAFRREPLGMLALAVLILLTIVAIAAPLIAPYPPSYGDPVLAPPSGAHWFGTDSLGRDVFGEVVWGSQQSILVAVAASAIAIVVGTIVAVAGAYFRRLDGFISVVVDLTLSLPVLPLMILIAALVGPSTTTIILVVAAFSWPEVTRLVRSQALTVVRLPYVDAARLMTSSPLWIIVRHVVPAVTPVIVVSVVVTASRAVLSAAGLAFLGLGDPNVWSWGRILYEAQQSGAMSSAWWLTLFPSIAILLLVLSATLLSIAYNDARNPKSRRR; encoded by the coding sequence ATGACCCAGGCAGCAGTCACCGAGGCCGCGGTCGGCATCGAGCCGGTCGCCCTGGAGAACGGCCGCGCGGCCGCGCAGACCTGGCGGGCGTTCCGCCGGGAGCCGCTCGGGATGCTGGCGCTCGCCGTCCTCATCCTGCTCACCATCGTCGCGATCGCGGCCCCGCTGATCGCGCCCTATCCGCCGAGCTACGGCGACCCCGTCCTCGCGCCGCCGAGCGGCGCCCACTGGTTCGGCACCGACAGCCTCGGCCGGGATGTGTTCGGCGAGGTGGTCTGGGGGTCTCAGCAGAGCATCCTGGTCGCGGTGGCGGCCTCCGCCATCGCCATCGTCGTCGGGACCATCGTCGCCGTCGCCGGCGCGTACTTCCGCCGGCTCGACGGCTTCATCAGCGTCGTCGTCGACCTGACCCTGTCGCTCCCGGTGCTGCCGCTGATGATCCTCATCGCCGCGCTGGTCGGACCGAGCACCACCACGATCATCCTCGTCGTCGCCGCCTTCTCCTGGCCGGAGGTCACGCGGCTGGTGCGGTCGCAGGCGCTGACCGTCGTGCGCCTCCCGTACGTCGACGCCGCCCGGCTGATGACCTCCTCCCCGCTGTGGATCATCGTGCGGCACGTGGTCCCGGCGGTCACTCCTGTCATCGTCGTCTCCGTCGTCGTCACCGCCTCGCGCGCCGTGCTCTCCGCCGCGGGCCTCGCCTTCCTCGGGCTGGGCGATCCGAATGTCTGGTCGTGGGGGCGCATCCTCTACGAGGCGCAGCAGTCGGGCGCGATGTCGAGCGCCTGGTGGCTGACACTGTTCCCGTCCATCGCGATCCTGCTGCTCGTGCTCTCGGCGACGCTGCTGTCCATCGCCTACAACGACGCGCGCAACCCCAAGTCGCGTCGCCGCTGA
- a CDS encoding circularly permuted type 2 ATP-grasp protein, giving the protein MGELFGGYATAASGRRQGGSTPFDEMFADATAAEGGIRPAYRELFAALASLTQEELRGRTEALARSYLAQGVTFDFAGEERPFPLDAVPRVIEQDEWAHVEAGVRQRVRALEAFLSDVYGDQNAVRDGVIPAGLITSSAHFHRAAAGITTANGVRIQVSGIDLIRDEVGAWRVLEDNVRIPSGVSYVISNRRVMAQTLPELFTSMRVRPVGDYPYRLLQALRASAPDGMENPNVVVLTPGVYNSAYFEHTLLARLMGVELVEGRDLFCSGGHVWMRTTSGPQKVDVIYRRIDDDFIDPLQFRVDSVLGTPGLMLAARLGNVTIANAVGNGVADDKLVYTYLPDLIRYYLAEEPVLPNVDTWRLEEPESLAEVLDRLDELVVKPVDGSGGKGLVIGPDASRAELADLRARLAADPRGWIAQPVVQLSTIPTLVDDGMRPRHVDLRPFAVNDGRDIWVLPGGLTRVALAEGQLVVNSSQGGGSKDTWVVGAAATDVPADRSGQRRPGDAAEGASRVAGIVAEQAAGPRVSAQHVPDHSAEDAPRSDQQQQQQQQGVPGEVTSC; this is encoded by the coding sequence ATGGGCGAGCTGTTCGGTGGATACGCGACCGCGGCGTCCGGCAGGCGTCAGGGCGGCAGCACCCCCTTCGATGAGATGTTCGCGGACGCGACAGCAGCGGAGGGCGGCATCCGCCCTGCCTATCGCGAGCTGTTCGCGGCCCTCGCCTCGCTCACCCAGGAGGAGCTGCGGGGGCGGACGGAGGCGCTGGCCAGGTCGTACCTCGCGCAGGGCGTGACCTTCGACTTCGCCGGCGAGGAGCGCCCGTTCCCGCTGGATGCCGTCCCGCGGGTGATCGAGCAGGACGAGTGGGCCCACGTCGAGGCGGGGGTCAGGCAACGCGTCCGGGCGCTCGAAGCGTTCCTCAGCGACGTGTACGGCGACCAGAACGCTGTCCGCGACGGTGTCATCCCGGCGGGGCTGATCACCTCGTCGGCGCATTTCCACCGGGCGGCGGCCGGGATCACGACGGCCAACGGCGTGCGGATCCAGGTGTCGGGCATCGACCTGATCCGTGACGAGGTCGGAGCGTGGCGCGTTCTCGAGGACAACGTCCGCATCCCGAGCGGTGTCAGCTACGTCATCTCGAACCGGCGCGTGATGGCCCAGACGCTCCCCGAGCTGTTCACGTCGATGCGGGTGCGCCCGGTCGGCGACTATCCGTATCGCCTGCTCCAGGCGCTCCGGGCGAGCGCCCCGGACGGCATGGAGAACCCGAACGTCGTCGTGCTGACCCCCGGCGTCTACAACTCCGCCTACTTCGAGCACACCCTCCTCGCCCGGCTGATGGGGGTCGAGCTGGTCGAGGGGCGCGACCTGTTCTGCTCGGGGGGTCACGTGTGGATGCGCACCACGTCGGGACCCCAGAAGGTCGACGTGATCTACCGGAGGATCGACGACGACTTCATCGATCCGCTTCAGTTCCGCGTCGACTCCGTCCTCGGCACGCCGGGCCTGATGCTGGCCGCGCGCCTCGGGAATGTGACGATCGCCAACGCCGTCGGCAACGGCGTCGCCGACGACAAGCTCGTCTACACGTACCTGCCCGACCTCATCCGCTATTACCTGGCCGAGGAGCCGGTGCTGCCCAACGTCGACACCTGGCGCTTGGAGGAACCGGAGTCGCTCGCCGAGGTGCTCGACCGGCTCGACGAGCTCGTCGTCAAGCCGGTCGACGGCTCCGGCGGCAAGGGCCTCGTGATCGGGCCGGACGCCTCCCGCGCAGAGCTCGCCGACCTTCGCGCACGTCTCGCCGCCGACCCGCGCGGGTGGATCGCTCAGCCGGTCGTGCAGTTGTCGACCATCCCCACACTGGTCGACGACGGGATGCGCCCGCGACACGTCGACCTCCGCCCGTTCGCCGTCAACGACGGCCGAGACATCTGGGTCCTCCCGGGAGGCCTCACCCGGGTCGCCCTCGCCGAGGGCCAGCTGGTGGTCAACAGCAGCCAGGGCGGCGGATCGAAGGACACCTGGGTGGTCGGCGCCGCGGCGACCGACGTGCCGGCCGACCGTTCGGGTCAGCGGCGCCCCGGCGATGCAGCGGAGGGGGCCTCCCGGGTGGCGGGAATCGTCGCCGAGCAGGCGGCGGGGCCGCGTGTCTCCGCCCAGCACGTGCCCGATCACTCTGCGGAGGACGCGCCGCGCTCCGATCAACAGCAACAGCAACAGCAGCAGGGCGTCCCCGGGGAGGTCACCTCATGCTGA
- a CDS encoding ATP-dependent DNA ligase — MLLDTLVTTAETVASTRSRLAKVDALAALLADLDPEEIAPAVGFLVGKARQGRVGVGWRGLKGAMGEPASEASLTVDDLDALLDRLAAVSGSGSAGERNRALRDFTAQATAREQDFIARVLLGEMRTGALEGVLMDAIARAADRPGDSVRRAAMLSGNLGETARLALTGTAEELDAVGLVVGRPVLPMLAASAPSAAEALATTGEASVEYKLDGARIQVHRHGDEVRVFTRNLADITHRVPEVVEVARRLPVRDVILDGETLSLDEDGAPRPFQETMSRFARWSSGAARSDAATPAPKEPATEGPDAVRETVLHPWFFDILHVDGRDLLDEPLSTRLAELERVAGDHRIPGEVTADPEVAERVSRDALTAGQEGVVVKAIDSPYAAGRRGSSWVKVKPVHTYDLVVLAVEWGSGRRQGLLSNIHLGARDPEGAFGEPGGFVMVGKTFKGLTDKLLAWQTEHFQEIEVRRTAGTVWVAPTTVVEIAIDGVQRSTRYPGGIALRFARVKRYRDDKDAGEADTIETLRGLLRE, encoded by the coding sequence GTGCTCCTCGACACGCTCGTGACGACGGCCGAGACCGTCGCATCCACTCGCTCCCGGCTGGCGAAGGTGGATGCGCTCGCGGCGCTCCTCGCCGACCTCGACCCGGAGGAGATCGCACCGGCCGTCGGCTTCCTCGTCGGCAAAGCGCGGCAGGGTCGGGTCGGCGTCGGCTGGCGCGGGCTTAAGGGCGCGATGGGCGAACCCGCGTCGGAGGCCTCTCTGACCGTCGACGATCTGGACGCGCTGCTCGACCGCCTCGCGGCGGTGTCGGGATCCGGCTCGGCCGGCGAGCGCAACCGCGCCCTCCGCGACTTCACGGCGCAGGCCACCGCACGCGAGCAGGACTTCATCGCGCGCGTGCTCCTCGGCGAGATGCGCACCGGGGCACTCGAGGGTGTGCTGATGGATGCGATCGCCCGGGCCGCGGACCGCCCCGGCGACAGCGTGCGCCGCGCGGCGATGCTGTCCGGAAACCTCGGCGAGACCGCCCGCCTCGCGCTGACCGGCACCGCGGAGGAGCTCGACGCGGTCGGCCTGGTCGTCGGCCGACCGGTCCTCCCGATGCTGGCGGCGTCCGCCCCGAGCGCGGCGGAGGCCCTCGCGACGACCGGCGAGGCGTCGGTCGAGTACAAGCTCGACGGCGCGCGCATCCAGGTGCATCGCCACGGCGACGAGGTGCGCGTCTTCACCCGCAACCTCGCGGACATCACCCACCGCGTGCCAGAGGTGGTCGAGGTGGCGCGGCGACTGCCGGTGCGCGACGTGATCCTCGACGGAGAGACCCTGTCGCTGGATGAGGACGGCGCTCCCCGGCCCTTCCAGGAGACCATGTCGAGGTTTGCGCGGTGGAGCTCAGGGGCGGCGCGAAGCGACGCCGCGACCCCAGCGCCGAAGGAGCCTGCGACTGAGGGTCCAGATGCCGTGCGCGAGACGGTGTTGCATCCCTGGTTCTTCGACATCCTGCACGTCGACGGCCGCGATCTGCTCGACGAGCCGCTGTCCACCCGGCTGGCGGAGTTGGAGCGTGTGGCCGGCGATCACCGCATCCCCGGGGAGGTCACGGCCGACCCGGAGGTTGCCGAGCGCGTCTCGCGCGACGCTCTCACCGCCGGGCAGGAGGGCGTGGTCGTCAAGGCGATCGACTCGCCCTACGCTGCGGGTCGCCGGGGCTCCAGCTGGGTGAAGGTGAAGCCGGTGCACACCTACGACCTGGTCGTCCTCGCCGTGGAGTGGGGGTCGGGGCGGCGGCAGGGGCTGCTGTCGAACATCCACCTCGGGGCCCGCGATCCGGAGGGCGCGTTCGGCGAGCCGGGCGGCTTCGTGATGGTCGGCAAGACCTTCAAGGGCCTCACCGACAAGCTCCTCGCCTGGCAGACGGAGCACTTCCAGGAGATCGAGGTGCGGCGAACCGCCGGGACGGTCTGGGTCGCGCCGACGACCGTCGTGGAGATCGCGATCGACGGCGTGCAGCGCTCCACCCGTTACCCCGGCGGCATCGCCCTGCGCTTCGCCCGCGTCAAGCGCTACCGCGACGACAAGGACGCAGGCGAGGCCGACACGATCGAAACGCTGCGCGGCCTCCTCCGGGAGTGA